The Prochlorococcus marinus str. MIT 9301 genome window below encodes:
- a CDS encoding cell division protein SepF: MSLISRLKAVVAGDEYLEDDFDELDYASEDELNDINNFKQNPKNANALANSNPFDFMNNNRSSKVVGMPGISNSSSEVSLMEPRSFDEMPQAIQALRERKTVILNLTMMDPDQAQRAVDFIAGGTYAIDGHQERVGESIFLFAPSCVNVTSSSPEEASPSSVSTEKTPQYSLGKNTTPEPAWGNSKLSAYS; encoded by the coding sequence GTGTCACTTATTTCTAGATTAAAGGCAGTTGTTGCAGGGGATGAGTATCTCGAGGATGATTTTGATGAGTTGGATTATGCTTCAGAGGATGAATTAAATGATATTAATAATTTCAAACAAAATCCAAAGAATGCAAATGCCCTTGCAAATTCCAATCCATTCGATTTTATGAATAACAACAGATCATCAAAAGTAGTTGGTATGCCTGGAATCTCAAATTCATCCTCAGAAGTAAGCTTAATGGAACCAAGAAGTTTTGATGAGATGCCTCAAGCGATACAAGCATTAAGAGAAAGAAAAACTGTAATACTAAATTTAACTATGATGGATCCTGATCAAGCTCAAAGAGCGGTTGATTTTATTGCTGGGGGCACATATGCAATTGATGGACATCAAGAGAGAGTCGGTGAAAGTATTTTCCTTTTTGCTCCAAGTTGTGTAAATGTAACTAGTTCTTCCCCAGAAGAAGCTTCTCCTTCTTCTGTATCTACGGAAAAAACACCACAATATAGTTTGGGCAAAAATACAACCCCTGAACCAGCATGGGGTAATTCTAAATTAAGTGCTTATTCATGA